A region from the Mucilaginibacter sp. CSA2-8R genome encodes:
- a CDS encoding glycoside hydrolase family 3 N-terminal domain-containing protein, whose amino-acid sequence MLSKFSLTALAVFSFCAHLHAQIKTKTSSAIDQKVDKLLSQMTLEEKIGQLNQYTSDRLSTGPLTPNSTKYQEIKDGKVGSMLNVRGAKETRTIQEMAMQSRLKIPLLFGLDVIHGYRVTFPIPLAEAASWDLNAIESSARVAATEAAASGIHWTFAPMVDIARDPRWGRVMEGAGEDPYLGSLIARARVQGFQGKGLGNLDAVMACAKHFAAYGAAIAGRDYNTVDMSDRQLWETYLPPFKAAVDAGAATFMNSFNELNGIPATGNAYLQRDILKGKWNYQGFVVSDWGSISEMVAHGFAKNNTDAARLAITAGSDMDMEGHAYLTGLPVLVKENKVDVALINDAVKRILRKKFELGLFDDPYRFSNESREKKVLNSAQNHQAALDVAEKSVVLLKNDNQLLPLSKSTKTIAVIGPLGKSSNDMKGFWSVEWENDHLVSPFEGLQNKLGKQTNLLYSQGCNINDTVRTGFADAVATARKADVIIMAVGEAFNMSGEAKSRANIHLPGVQEDLIKAIKATGKPVVVMIMAGRPLIFNWTADHADAILYTWWLGSEAGNAMANVLFGDYNPAGKLPMSFPRAEGQIPVFYSSKNTGRPSPNGQPALYRSSYLDIPNTPQYAFGYGLSYTNFSFADLKLNKSQITKNDDVTVSFTLKNTGKYAGEEVVQLYLQDVVASVTRPVKELKDFQKVYLKPGESKTISFAITREKLSFYDQKMNWTTEPGEFKLMIGNASDHILLQDKFELVD is encoded by the coding sequence ATGTTATCCAAGTTTTCATTAACAGCATTAGCGGTCTTTTCTTTTTGTGCTCATTTGCATGCACAAATAAAAACTAAAACATCTTCTGCTATAGATCAAAAAGTAGATAAGCTGCTATCTCAAATGACACTCGAAGAAAAGATAGGTCAGCTTAACCAATATACCAGTGACCGCCTTTCTACCGGGCCGCTTACGCCTAACAGCACCAAATACCAAGAAATTAAAGACGGCAAAGTAGGCTCTATGCTCAATGTACGCGGGGCTAAAGAAACACGGACTATACAGGAAATGGCTATGCAGTCGCGGCTTAAAATACCGCTGTTATTTGGCTTGGACGTGATACATGGTTACCGGGTAACCTTTCCTATTCCACTGGCAGAAGCTGCCAGTTGGGATTTGAATGCTATTGAAAGTTCGGCGCGCGTTGCAGCTACCGAAGCTGCCGCCTCCGGTATCCACTGGACTTTTGCGCCTATGGTAGACATTGCCCGCGACCCGCGTTGGGGCCGGGTAATGGAAGGCGCTGGTGAAGACCCGTATTTAGGGTCGTTGATTGCCCGTGCGCGGGTACAAGGCTTTCAGGGTAAGGGTTTAGGGAACTTAGATGCAGTAATGGCTTGCGCCAAACACTTTGCCGCTTATGGCGCTGCCATTGCCGGACGAGACTATAATACTGTTGACATGAGCGACCGGCAGTTGTGGGAAACATACTTGCCACCATTTAAAGCAGCAGTTGATGCAGGTGCTGCCACTTTTATGAATTCGTTTAACGAATTAAACGGCATACCAGCAACCGGCAACGCTTACCTACAACGCGATATTTTAAAAGGCAAATGGAATTACCAGGGCTTTGTAGTAAGCGATTGGGGTTCCATCAGCGAAATGGTGGCTCACGGTTTTGCCAAAAACAATACCGATGCTGCGCGCCTGGCCATTACCGCCGGCAGTGATATGGATATGGAAGGTCATGCTTATTTAACCGGCTTGCCTGTTTTGGTTAAAGAAAACAAGGTAGACGTTGCACTGATTAATGATGCAGTTAAACGTATACTGCGCAAAAAATTTGAATTGGGTCTATTTGATGATCCTTACCGCTTTAGCAACGAAAGCCGGGAAAAAAAAGTACTTAATTCGGCGCAAAACCATCAAGCTGCGTTGGATGTTGCTGAAAAAAGTGTAGTGCTGCTTAAAAACGATAACCAGTTGCTGCCCCTTTCAAAATCGACTAAAACTATCGCTGTTATCGGTCCGCTGGGTAAATCAAGCAATGACATGAAAGGCTTTTGGTCAGTTGAGTGGGAGAATGACCACCTCGTTTCGCCTTTTGAGGGTTTACAGAACAAGTTGGGCAAACAAACCAACTTATTATACAGCCAGGGTTGCAATATTAACGATACTGTGCGCACCGGCTTTGCCGATGCCGTTGCCACTGCCCGTAAAGCCGACGTAATAATTATGGCCGTAGGCGAAGCCTTTAATATGAGCGGCGAAGCTAAAAGCCGCGCCAACATTCATTTACCTGGCGTACAAGAAGATTTGATTAAAGCCATTAAAGCTACCGGCAAACCCGTAGTGGTAATGATCATGGCCGGACGACCGCTTATTTTTAACTGGACCGCCGACCATGCCGACGCCATTTTATACACTTGGTGGCTGGGCAGTGAGGCTGGCAACGCTATGGCCAACGTGCTTTTTGGCGATTATAACCCAGCCGGAAAGTTACCAATGTCATTTCCGCGTGCCGAGGGGCAAATTCCAGTTTTTTACAGCAGCAAAAATACCGGTCGCCCCTCCCCTAACGGTCAGCCCGCACTTTACCGTTCCAGCTACCTGGATATTCCCAACACGCCGCAGTATGCCTTTGGATATGGTTTAAGCTATACCAATTTTTCTTTTGCTGATTTAAAATTGAATAAATCACAAATCACTAAAAATGATGATGTGACGGTAAGCTTTACTTTGAAAAATACAGGTAAGTATGCCGGTGAAGAAGTGGTACAGTTGTATTTACAAGATGTGGTAGCCAGTGTAACCCGCCCGGTTAAAGAGCTGAAAGATTTTCAGAAAGTATACCTCAAACCCGGCGAAAGCAAAACTATCAGCTTTGCCATTACCCGCGAAAAACTTTCGTTTTACGACCAGAAAATGAACTGGACTACCGAACCCGGCGAGTTTAAGCTGATGATTGGCAATGCCTCCGACCATATTTTATTACAGGACAAATTTGAGTTGGTTGATTAA
- a CDS encoding TonB-dependent receptor, which yields MRKKLTLLISFIFIAANIVLAQSPIKGKVTDKAGQPLVGVSVKVQGTSTGSVTDVNGNYIINTQPNATLIATYVGYATQTVGIGGQSVVNITMTEETTNLNDVVVVGFGTQKKSVVTGAISRVKASDIQDQQVLNVNQALQGRTSGVTVVNSSGAPGTGAQIRIRGVNSINNSEPLYVVDGVVILNGGIENINPNDIESFEVLKDASAAIYGSRSSNGVILVTTKKGKSGAPVLNYNGYAGYQNPITRAKVTNAEQYATLRNQVAVNDGTALPYANPASLGAGTNWQDVIFNKSAFIQNHSLSIQSGTEKTTSYISFSYLDQKGTIFPDISNYKRYNFVANNSAKLKKWLTIGENFSYVYNRNQSNFNTNSEFGGPLSSALNLDPTTPVLYTGSTAGTVYETRPVIRDANGVPYSISQNVGQEMSNPLAYLETQRGNYGWSHNILGNAYVEIEPITGLKFRTQINGKQAFFGSQSYTPLYYLGTQNNNTSNQSANRASNRNLTWNWDNTASYSHAFGLHSFTALVGTSAFEQDEVGVNATYNNLPVANYSQLSFNYALPNANRIGGAYESQPYHVFSYFGRLNYDYNQKYLFTGIVRRDGSSKFGSNNVYGTFPSAQIGWVATREDFFPKNSFVDFFKLRASYGVIGNELALDTFQYTSVVGGGNNYVFGNDQLFIGNSPNSPANPNLKWESTHSTDIGFDAILFKNLSVTVDLYRKVTKDMLQFVPLPGYAGFNSALRANVGDLENKGVEVELNYTKSFGDLKMNFGGNISYNHNQVTNLGVTPFLDGGSFQNSSYPLFRTQAGQPVSSFFGFKTLGVFHSQAEIDAYTVNGNKIQGNAKPGDLKFQDTNGNGTIDAADRVFLGSQLPSYTYGLNVSANYKGFDFKIFGQGAWGNKIYQGYRRLDIQKANYPLAALNAWTPTNSSSNYPRLTDTDPNKNFANPSDFYLQSGAYFRIKTAQIGYSIPKSVLSKVDIQRVRFYLSSNNLATITKYNGFDPEIVGGVDRGLYPQSRSFLLGLDITF from the coding sequence ATGAGAAAAAAACTTACTTTATTAATTTCTTTTATTTTTATTGCCGCCAATATAGTACTGGCTCAAAGTCCTATTAAAGGCAAAGTAACAGATAAAGCCGGGCAGCCATTGGTTGGTGTATCAGTGAAAGTGCAAGGCACCAGTACCGGCAGTGTTACCGATGTTAACGGTAACTATATTATTAACACACAGCCTAATGCTACTTTAATAGCAACTTATGTTGGTTACGCTACTCAAACCGTAGGCATAGGCGGGCAGAGCGTGGTAAACATTACCATGACTGAAGAAACTACTAACTTAAATGATGTAGTAGTAGTAGGTTTTGGTACGCAGAAAAAGAGTGTTGTTACAGGTGCCATCAGCCGGGTTAAAGCTAGTGATATTCAAGACCAACAAGTATTAAACGTTAACCAGGCACTACAGGGCCGTACTTCGGGTGTTACTGTTGTTAATAGTTCTGGCGCGCCGGGCACTGGTGCACAAATACGCATTCGTGGTGTTAATTCTATTAATAACAGCGAGCCTTTGTATGTTGTCGATGGAGTTGTTATATTAAATGGTGGTATCGAAAACATCAACCCGAATGATATAGAGTCTTTTGAGGTGTTGAAAGATGCATCAGCTGCTATTTACGGTTCTCGTTCTTCAAACGGTGTTATTTTAGTAACCACTAAAAAAGGCAAATCAGGTGCACCTGTTTTAAATTACAACGGATACGCCGGATATCAAAATCCTATAACCAGAGCTAAAGTTACCAATGCCGAGCAATATGCTACTTTAAGAAATCAGGTAGCAGTAAACGATGGTACTGCCTTGCCTTATGCCAATCCGGCATCATTGGGAGCCGGTACAAACTGGCAGGATGTTATTTTTAATAAAAGTGCATTTATACAAAACCATAGTTTAAGTATACAGTCTGGTACCGAAAAAACAACCAGTTATATTTCGTTCTCTTATTTAGACCAAAAAGGAACCATATTTCCTGATATTTCAAATTACAAGCGTTACAATTTCGTAGCTAACAACAGTGCTAAGCTTAAAAAATGGTTAACCATAGGCGAAAACTTTAGCTACGTTTATAACAGAAATCAAAGTAATTTTAACACCAACAGTGAGTTTGGTGGTCCATTAAGTTCTGCCCTAAATCTTGATCCAACTACGCCTGTATTGTACACTGGTAGCACAGCCGGAACCGTTTATGAAACAAGACCGGTAATACGTGATGCCAATGGTGTGCCTTACAGCATATCACAAAATGTTGGACAAGAAATGTCGAACCCGTTAGCTTATTTAGAAACTCAACGCGGTAATTACGGTTGGTCACATAACATACTGGGTAATGCTTATGTAGAAATTGAGCCAATCACCGGATTAAAATTCAGGACTCAAATTAATGGTAAACAAGCATTTTTTGGCAGTCAGTCATACACTCCGCTTTATTACTTAGGCACTCAGAATAACAACACAAGTAACCAAAGTGCTAACAGGGCAAGTAACCGTAACCTTACCTGGAACTGGGATAACACAGCTTCATATAGCCATGCTTTCGGGTTACACAGCTTTACTGCTTTAGTAGGTACCAGTGCTTTTGAACAAGATGAGGTTGGCGTAAATGCTACTTATAACAACTTACCAGTAGCTAATTATTCACAATTGTCGTTTAACTACGCTTTGCCTAATGCTAACAGAATAGGTGGCGCTTATGAATCTCAGCCTTACCATGTTTTCTCCTACTTCGGACGTTTGAATTACGATTATAACCAGAAGTATCTGTTCACAGGTATTGTTCGTCGTGATGGTTCGTCAAAGTTTGGATCAAATAATGTGTATGGTACTTTCCCTTCAGCACAAATTGGATGGGTTGCTACCAGAGAAGATTTCTTCCCCAAAAACTCGTTTGTTGACTTTTTCAAGCTGCGTGCCTCTTATGGTGTTATCGGTAATGAGTTAGCTTTGGATACATTCCAGTATACATCGGTTGTTGGTGGTGGTAACAACTATGTATTTGGCAATGATCAGCTGTTTATTGGAAACAGCCCTAACTCGCCTGCTAATCCTAACTTGAAATGGGAATCTACACATTCTACAGATATTGGGTTTGATGCTATCTTATTCAAGAATCTGAGTGTTACTGTAGATTTATACAGAAAAGTTACCAAAGACATGCTGCAATTTGTACCACTGCCTGGATACGCCGGCTTTAACAGTGCATTGCGGGCCAACGTTGGTGATCTTGAGAACAAAGGTGTTGAGGTAGAGCTTAACTATACTAAGTCTTTCGGCGATCTGAAAATGAATTTTGGCGGTAACATTTCTTACAACCATAATCAGGTGACTAACTTAGGCGTTACTCCGTTTTTAGACGGTGGTAGCTTCCAAAACAGCAGCTATCCATTGTTCCGTACTCAAGCTGGTCAGCCTGTTAGTTCATTCTTTGGCTTCAAAACTTTAGGTGTGTTCCATTCACAAGCTGAAATTGATGCTTATACTGTAAATGGTAACAAAATTCAAGGCAATGCTAAGCCTGGAGATTTAAAATTCCAGGATACTAACGGTAACGGTACCATAGATGCAGCCGACCGTGTTTTCCTGGGCTCACAATTGCCTTCGTACACTTACGGTTTAAATGTAAGTGCAAATTACAAAGGATTTGATTTTAAAATATTTGGACAAGGTGCGTGGGGTAATAAAATATACCAAGGATATCGTCGCTTAGATATTCAAAAAGCCAACTATCCGTTAGCTGCACTTAATGCATGGACACCAACCAACAGCAGCAGTAACTACCCTCGTTTAACTGATACCGATCCTAATAAAAACTTTGCTAATCCATCAGATTTTTATCTGCAAAGTGGTGCCTATTTCCGCATCAAAACCGCACAAATAGGTTACAGCATTCCTAAGAGTGTATTAAGCAAAGTTGATATTCAACGTGTGAGATTTTATTTAAGCAGCAACAACTTAGCAACTATCACCAAATATAATGGCTTCGATCCTGAAATTGTTGGTGGTGTAGACAGAGGTTTGTATCCGCAGTCACGCTCGTTCTTATTAGGATTAGATATCACATTTTAA
- a CDS encoding glycoside hydrolase family 16 protein, translating into MRLYVNISTILFLALFSCSGKGDDATPYISMPTPPVDKGWSFESAAFWQDEFNYTGKPDSTKWGYDVGGSGWGNNELQYYTNSANNASVAGGKLSITLRKEDFGGRSYTSARLVTRDKFDFLYGRVEIKAKLPGGKGTWPALWTLPTDYAYGNWPSSGEFDIMEHVGYDPNVIHVSAHTEKYNFKLNNGKTGIRTIDNVTTQYHLYRMDWTPYSIKGYVDDVLLLEYVNDGSGSTEWPFDKRFHLLFNIAFGGDWGGAHGLDTNIFPATMDVDYVRYYKMIDK; encoded by the coding sequence ATGCGATTATATGTTAACATAAGTACTATACTGTTCCTTGCTCTTTTTTCATGTTCGGGCAAAGGCGATGATGCCACGCCTTACATCTCTATGCCAACTCCGCCAGTAGATAAGGGCTGGTCTTTTGAAAGTGCTGCTTTCTGGCAGGATGAATTTAACTACACCGGTAAACCTGATAGCACCAAGTGGGGATATGATGTTGGTGGCAGCGGTTGGGGTAACAACGAGTTGCAGTATTACACCAATAGCGCCAACAACGCCAGTGTAGCCGGCGGAAAGCTAAGCATTACCTTGCGTAAAGAAGATTTTGGCGGCCGCAGTTACACGTCGGCCAGGCTGGTTACCCGTGACAAATTCGACTTTTTATATGGCCGGGTCGAAATTAAAGCCAAGTTACCCGGCGGTAAGGGTACATGGCCTGCTTTGTGGACCTTGCCCACTGATTATGCCTACGGCAACTGGCCATCATCGGGCGAGTTTGATATTATGGAACATGTAGGCTATGATCCCAATGTGATTCACGTAAGCGCACATACCGAAAAATATAACTTTAAGCTTAATAATGGCAAAACTGGTATCCGTACTATTGATAATGTAACTACACAATATCATTTATACCGGATGGACTGGACCCCTTATTCCATCAAAGGCTATGTAGATGACGTTTTGCTGTTAGAGTACGTAAATGACGGATCTGGGTCAACCGAGTGGCCTTTTGATAAGCGCTTTCACTTGCTCTTCAATATTGCCTTTGGAGGCGATTGGGGAGGAGCCCATGGCCTGGATACCAATATTTTTCCGGCCACGATGGATGTTGACTACGTTCGCTATTATAAAATGATTGACAAGTAA
- a CDS encoding RagB/SusD family nutrient uptake outer membrane protein, with translation MKRKYLNYSAAILLISIAGFVSCKKSFLELQPAGQSLESNYYSNSAEAFSGLVAAYDPLVTETGGLDNTYSGPLGPLNSASDDCFAGGGGNSDVPQWQNWNTYTLTPASGPQGGFWGNNFRGVSRANIILSKLPNVPGLSDADKKRYTAEARFLRGHYYFDLVRLFKNVPLFTAPLSPDEVYNQPQATSDAVYAQIESDLNAAIADLPTTVAASENGRATKPAAIALLGKVLLYEKKWTAAATQFALVNGTPGSAGPFNHKLLTNFGAIFSPENKFNSESIFEIVHTGSQSYSWNNWNQFKSNVYVQMVGARGYNGPVYWGGWGFNPITTQLVTAMKGDPRYGYTIVNMDSLAKVTKSNYENSYQGTGYHIQKFAPLLKYKAATGTTELNFPNDYIEIRLADTYLMEAEALVQGGGDVSRASALLNAVRARVGLATVPATLDNIYNERRLELATEGHRWFDLVRTGRAATALSFKGFKTGVHEILPIPLNELSNTKLVQNPGY, from the coding sequence ATGAAAAGAAAATATTTAAACTACAGTGCCGCCATATTGCTAATTAGCATCGCAGGCTTTGTATCTTGTAAAAAATCATTTCTTGAGCTTCAGCCAGCCGGGCAGTCGCTTGAATCCAATTATTACTCAAACTCTGCTGAAGCTTTTAGTGGTTTGGTAGCGGCTTACGATCCTTTAGTTACAGAAACAGGAGGTTTAGATAATACTTACTCAGGCCCATTGGGTCCTTTAAACTCAGCATCAGATGATTGCTTTGCCGGTGGTGGCGGCAATTCAGATGTGCCGCAATGGCAAAACTGGAATACTTATACTTTAACACCAGCTTCTGGGCCACAAGGCGGCTTTTGGGGTAATAATTTTAGAGGTGTAAGCCGTGCTAATATTATTTTGTCTAAACTGCCTAACGTTCCGGGGTTGAGTGATGCCGATAAAAAACGTTATACAGCAGAAGCAAGATTTTTGAGAGGACACTACTATTTTGATTTAGTACGTTTATTTAAAAATGTGCCTTTGTTTACAGCACCTTTATCGCCCGATGAGGTTTATAATCAACCTCAGGCTACCTCTGACGCTGTATATGCACAAATAGAATCTGATTTGAATGCAGCTATAGCTGATTTACCTACTACTGTTGCTGCAAGTGAGAACGGCCGCGCTACAAAACCGGCTGCTATTGCTCTTTTGGGCAAAGTGTTACTGTACGAAAAGAAATGGACTGCCGCCGCTACGCAATTTGCGTTAGTAAACGGAACGCCAGGTTCGGCCGGGCCATTTAACCATAAGTTGTTAACCAATTTTGGCGCTATATTCAGCCCTGAAAATAAGTTTAACAGCGAGTCAATTTTTGAGATCGTTCATACCGGTTCTCAAAGCTATAGCTGGAATAATTGGAATCAATTTAAATCCAATGTTTACGTACAAATGGTTGGTGCCCGCGGATATAACGGACCTGTATACTGGGGAGGCTGGGGTTTTAACCCAATCACTACACAATTAGTTACAGCCATGAAAGGCGATCCGCGTTATGGTTACACTATTGTAAACATGGATAGCTTAGCTAAAGTAACTAAAAGCAACTACGAAAACAGCTATCAAGGCACAGGTTACCATATCCAAAAGTTTGCGCCATTACTTAAATATAAAGCAGCAACAGGTACTACCGAACTTAATTTTCCAAACGATTACATTGAAATTCGTTTGGCTGATACTTACCTTATGGAAGCAGAGGCTTTAGTTCAGGGTGGTGGCGATGTCAGCCGTGCTTCAGCGTTGTTAAATGCGGTTAGAGCTCGGGTTGGTTTAGCAACTGTTCCGGCTACGTTAGATAACATTTATAATGAACGCCGTTTAGAGTTGGCAACCGAAGGACATCGCTGGTTTGATTTGGTTAGAACTGGTAGGGCAGCTACTGCTTTAAGCTTCAAAGGGTTTAAAACAGGTGTGCACGAAATTTTACCAATACCGCTAAATGAGTTAAGCAATACCAAATTGGTTCAAAACCCAGGTTATTAA